In Candidatus Hydrogenedentota bacterium, the sequence TGCCGGAGCGATGCTCGGCGTCTGGATGGGGTTTGACCCGATCCTGGGGGCGCTGGCGTTCAGTTTCGCGGCGGCGGCGTTCGTGGGGCCCCTCGCCGATCGCGGACAACTCAACCCCGACAGCGCGGTGGGGATAGTGTTCTCGCTCATGCTGGGGCTGGCATTTCTGTTTGCCGGCCTGACACCCGGCTCGAAGGCCCAGGCTCTGGGCCTGTTCTGGGGGAATATTCTGACCGTTTCGACGGCCGACCTGGTCTATCTGATCGCGGTTACCGCGGCGTTAGTGACTTTACTGGCCCTCTTCTTCAAAGAAATCCAGGCGGTGGTCTGCCACCGCCGGGTAGCGTTCGCAGTCGGGATTCCCGCCACGCTTGTATTCTACGGGCTGTTGTTCGCGACAGGAGTCACGGTGGCCG encodes:
- a CDS encoding metal ABC transporter permease translates to MWAIFEREFMQHAVLAGLCAGVSCGLVGVFVVTMHLSMLGICIAHAAFAGAMLGVWMGFDPILGALAFSFAAAAFVGPLADRGQLNPDSAVGIVFSLMLGLAFLFAGLTPGSKAQALGLFWGNILTVSTADLVYLIAVTAALVTLLALFFKEIQAVVCHRRVAFAVGIPATLVFYGLLFATGVTVAVSLRTVGGLLIYSLLLNPAAAALQLTFSLRRMFVLAAVFGVFSCWIGLTGSYLWDLPTGASIVIASSLIFAAALAVSPKRRMTSWRR